In Phocoena phocoena chromosome 19, mPhoPho1.1, whole genome shotgun sequence, a genomic segment contains:
- the TRPV3 gene encoding transient receptor potential cation channel subfamily V member 3 isoform X2: protein MDAHPKEIVPLMGRIATMSSGNAAILQEKRLAEITPTKSAHFFLEIEGFEPSSAVTKTSPLIFSKPMDSNIRQCLPGSCDDMDSPHSPQDDVTETPFNPNSPSANLAQQEQRHRKKRLKRHIFAAVSEGCVEQLLELLMELQELCEQCHSLEVPDFLMRKLTALDTGKTCLMKALLNINPSTKEIVRILLAFAEENNILDRFINAKYTEEAFEGQTALNIAIERRQGDIAAVLIEAGADVNAHAKGVFFNPKYQHEGFYFGETPLALAACTNQPEIVELLMGNEQTDITSQDSRGNNILHALVTVAEDFRTQNDFVKHMYDVILLRSGNWELETMRNNDGLTPLQLAAKMGKAEILKYILSREIKEKRLRSLSRKFTDWAYGPVSSSLYDLTNVDTMTDNSVLKIIVYNTNIDNRHEMLTLEPLHTLLHMKWKKFAKYMFFLSFCSYFFYNIILTFISYYHARGEEALSHPFGYKMWWLQLLGRMLVLIWAMCISVKEGIAIFLLRPSDMQSILSDAWFHFVFFVQAVLVILSVLLYLFACKEYLACLVLAMALGWANMLYYTRGFQSMGMYSVMIQKVILHDVLKFLFVYIVFLFGFGVALASLIEKCSKDNEDCSSYGSFSDTVLELFKLTIGLGDLKIQQNSKYPILFLFLLITYVTLTFVLLLNMLIALMGETVENISKESERIWRLQRARTILEFEKMLPEWLRSRFQMGELCKVAEQDFRLCLRINEVKWTEWKTHVSFLNEDPGPGRRTDFNKIQDSSRNNSKTTLNAFDEIDEVPETSV, encoded by the exons TGCACACTTCTTCCTGGAGATAGAAGGGTTCGAGCCCAGCTCCGCTGTCACCAAGACCTCTCCCCTCATCTTCTCCAAGCCCATGGACTCCAACATCCGGCAATG cctccctggcagCTGTGATGACATGGACTCCCCACATTCTCCTCAGGATGACGTGACAGAGACCCCATTTAATCCCAACAGTCCCAG TGCAAACCTGGCCCAGCAAGAGCAGAGGCATAGAAAGAAGCGGCTGAAGAGGCACATCTTTGCGGCTGTGTCGGAGGGCTGCGTGGAGCAGCTGCTGGAGCTGCTGATGGAGCTACAAGAGCTTTGCGAGCAGTGCCACAGCCTGGAGGTGCCTG ACTTCCTCATGCGCAAGCTGACGGCCTTGGACACGGGGAAGACCTGCCTGATGAAGGCCTTGTTGAACATCAACCCCAGCACCAAGGAGATTGTGCGGATCCTGCTCGCCTTCGCTGAGGAAAACAACATCCTAGACAGGTTCATCAACGCCAAGTACACGGAGGAGGCCTTCGAAG GGCAGACGGCGCTGAACATCGCCATCGAGCGGCGGCAGGGAGACATCGCCGCGGTGCTCATCGAGGCCGGCGCCGACGTCAACGCCCACGCCAAGGGCGTCTTCTTCAACCCCAAGTACCAGCACGAAGGCTTCTACTTCG gcgaGACACCCCTGGCCCTGGCAGCCTGCACCAACCAACCCGAGATCGTGGAGCTGCTGATGGGCAACGAGCAGACGGACATCACCTCGCAGGACTCACGGGGAAACAACATCCTCCATGCTCTGGTGACGGTGGCTGAGGACTTCAGGACGCAGAATGACTTCGTCAAGCACATGTACGACGTGATCCTGCTCAGGAGTGGCAACTGGGAGCTGGAGACCATGCGCAACAATGACGGCCTCACGCCGCTGCAGCTGGCCGCCAAGATGGGCAAGGCTGAG ATCCTGAAGTACATCCTCAGCCGTGAGATCAAGGAGAAGCGGCTCCGGAGCCTGTCCAGGAAGTTCACCGACTGGGCCTACGGGCCAGTGTCGTCCTCGCTCTACGACCTCACCAATGTGGACACCATGACCGACAACTCGGTGCTGAAAATCATCGTCTACAACACCAACATCGAT AACCGGCATGAGATGCTGACCCTGGAGCCCCTGCACACGCTGCTGCATATGAAGTGGAAGAAGTTTGCCAAGTACATGTTCTTCCTGTCCTTCTGCTCCTATTTCTTCTACAACATCATCCTGACCTTCATCTCCTACTACCACGCCCGGGGGGAGGAG GCCCTGTCACACCCCTTCGGATACAAGATGTGGTGGCTGCAGCTCTTAGGAAGGATGCTTGTGCTTATCTGGGCCATGTGCATTTCTGTGAAAGAG GGCATCGCGATCTTCCTGCTGAGACCCTCAGATATGCAGTCCATCCTCTCGGATGCCTGGTTTCACTTTGTCTT TTTTGTCCAAGCTGTGCTTGTGATACTGTCTGTCCTCTTGTACTTGTTTGCCTGCAAAGAGTACCTCGCCTGCCTCGTGCTGGCCATGGCCCTGGGCTGGGCGAACATGCTCTACTACACGCGGGGATTCCAGTCCATGGGCATGTACAGCGTCATGATCCAGAAG gtCATTTTACATGATGTTCTGAAGTTCTTGTTTGTATATATCGTGTTCTTATTTGGATTTGGAGTAG CCCTGGCCTCGCTGATCGAGAAGTGTTCCAAAGACAATGAGGACTGCAGCTCCTATGGCAGCTTCAGCGACACGGTGCTGGAACTCTTCAAGCTCACCATAGGCCTGGGTGACCTGAAGATCCAGCAGAACTCCAAGTACCCCATCCTCTTCCTGTTCCTGCTCATCACCTATGTCACCCTCACCTTCGTCCTCCTCCTCAATATGCTCATTGCCCTGATGGGGGAGACTGTGGAGAACATCTCCAAGGAGAGTGAGCGCATCTGGCGCCTACAG AGAGCCAGGACGATCTTGGAGTTTGAGAAAATGTTACCAGAATGGCTGAGGAGCAGATTCCAGATGGGAGAGCTGTGTAAAGTGGCAGAGCAAGATTTCCGACTGTGTTTGCG GATCAACGAGGTGAAGTGGACTGAATGGAAAACTCACGTCTCTTTCCTCAACGAAGATCCGGGACCCGGGAGACGGACAG aTTTCAACAAAATCCAAGATTCTTCCAGGAACAACAGCAAAACTACCCTCAATGCATTTGACGAAATAGATGAAGTTCCGGAAACCTCAGTGTAG
- the TRPV3 gene encoding transient receptor potential cation channel subfamily V member 3 isoform X1, with amino-acid sequence MDAHPKEIVPLMGRIATMSSGNAAILQEKRLAEITPTKSAHFFLEIEGFEPSSAVTKTSPLIFSKPMDSNIRQCLPGSCDDMDSPHSPQDDVTETPFNPNSPSANLAQQEQRHRKKRLKRHIFAAVSEGCVEQLLELLMELQELCEQCHSLEVPDFLMRKLTALDTGKTCLMKALLNINPSTKEIVRILLAFAEENNILDRFINAKYTEEAFEGQTALNIAIERRQGDIAAVLIEAGADVNAHAKGVFFNPKYQHEGFYFGETPLALAACTNQPEIVELLMGNEQTDITSQDSRGNNILHALVTVAEDFRTQNDFVKHMYDVILLRSGNWELETMRNNDGLTPLQLAAKMGKAEILKYILSREIKEKRLRSLSRKFTDWAYGPVSSSLYDLTNVDTMTDNSVLKIIVYNTNIDNRHEMLTLEPLHTLLHMKWKKFAKYMFFLSFCSYFFYNIILTFISYYHARGEEALSHPFGYKMWWLQLLGRMLVLIWAMCISVKEGIAIFLLRPSDMQSILSDAWFHFVFFVQAVLVILSVLLYLFACKEYLACLVLAMALGWANMLYYTRGFQSMGMYSVMIQKVILHDVLKFLFVYIVFLFGFGVALASLIEKCSKDNEDCSSYGSFSDTVLELFKLTIGLGDLKIQQNSKYPILFLFLLITYVTLTFVLLLNMLIALMGETVENISKESERIWRLQRARTILEFEKMLPEWLRSRFQMGELCKVAEQDFRLCLRINEVKWTEWKTHVSFLNEDPGPGRRTADFNKIQDSSRNNSKTTLNAFDEIDEVPETSV; translated from the exons TGCACACTTCTTCCTGGAGATAGAAGGGTTCGAGCCCAGCTCCGCTGTCACCAAGACCTCTCCCCTCATCTTCTCCAAGCCCATGGACTCCAACATCCGGCAATG cctccctggcagCTGTGATGACATGGACTCCCCACATTCTCCTCAGGATGACGTGACAGAGACCCCATTTAATCCCAACAGTCCCAG TGCAAACCTGGCCCAGCAAGAGCAGAGGCATAGAAAGAAGCGGCTGAAGAGGCACATCTTTGCGGCTGTGTCGGAGGGCTGCGTGGAGCAGCTGCTGGAGCTGCTGATGGAGCTACAAGAGCTTTGCGAGCAGTGCCACAGCCTGGAGGTGCCTG ACTTCCTCATGCGCAAGCTGACGGCCTTGGACACGGGGAAGACCTGCCTGATGAAGGCCTTGTTGAACATCAACCCCAGCACCAAGGAGATTGTGCGGATCCTGCTCGCCTTCGCTGAGGAAAACAACATCCTAGACAGGTTCATCAACGCCAAGTACACGGAGGAGGCCTTCGAAG GGCAGACGGCGCTGAACATCGCCATCGAGCGGCGGCAGGGAGACATCGCCGCGGTGCTCATCGAGGCCGGCGCCGACGTCAACGCCCACGCCAAGGGCGTCTTCTTCAACCCCAAGTACCAGCACGAAGGCTTCTACTTCG gcgaGACACCCCTGGCCCTGGCAGCCTGCACCAACCAACCCGAGATCGTGGAGCTGCTGATGGGCAACGAGCAGACGGACATCACCTCGCAGGACTCACGGGGAAACAACATCCTCCATGCTCTGGTGACGGTGGCTGAGGACTTCAGGACGCAGAATGACTTCGTCAAGCACATGTACGACGTGATCCTGCTCAGGAGTGGCAACTGGGAGCTGGAGACCATGCGCAACAATGACGGCCTCACGCCGCTGCAGCTGGCCGCCAAGATGGGCAAGGCTGAG ATCCTGAAGTACATCCTCAGCCGTGAGATCAAGGAGAAGCGGCTCCGGAGCCTGTCCAGGAAGTTCACCGACTGGGCCTACGGGCCAGTGTCGTCCTCGCTCTACGACCTCACCAATGTGGACACCATGACCGACAACTCGGTGCTGAAAATCATCGTCTACAACACCAACATCGAT AACCGGCATGAGATGCTGACCCTGGAGCCCCTGCACACGCTGCTGCATATGAAGTGGAAGAAGTTTGCCAAGTACATGTTCTTCCTGTCCTTCTGCTCCTATTTCTTCTACAACATCATCCTGACCTTCATCTCCTACTACCACGCCCGGGGGGAGGAG GCCCTGTCACACCCCTTCGGATACAAGATGTGGTGGCTGCAGCTCTTAGGAAGGATGCTTGTGCTTATCTGGGCCATGTGCATTTCTGTGAAAGAG GGCATCGCGATCTTCCTGCTGAGACCCTCAGATATGCAGTCCATCCTCTCGGATGCCTGGTTTCACTTTGTCTT TTTTGTCCAAGCTGTGCTTGTGATACTGTCTGTCCTCTTGTACTTGTTTGCCTGCAAAGAGTACCTCGCCTGCCTCGTGCTGGCCATGGCCCTGGGCTGGGCGAACATGCTCTACTACACGCGGGGATTCCAGTCCATGGGCATGTACAGCGTCATGATCCAGAAG gtCATTTTACATGATGTTCTGAAGTTCTTGTTTGTATATATCGTGTTCTTATTTGGATTTGGAGTAG CCCTGGCCTCGCTGATCGAGAAGTGTTCCAAAGACAATGAGGACTGCAGCTCCTATGGCAGCTTCAGCGACACGGTGCTGGAACTCTTCAAGCTCACCATAGGCCTGGGTGACCTGAAGATCCAGCAGAACTCCAAGTACCCCATCCTCTTCCTGTTCCTGCTCATCACCTATGTCACCCTCACCTTCGTCCTCCTCCTCAATATGCTCATTGCCCTGATGGGGGAGACTGTGGAGAACATCTCCAAGGAGAGTGAGCGCATCTGGCGCCTACAG AGAGCCAGGACGATCTTGGAGTTTGAGAAAATGTTACCAGAATGGCTGAGGAGCAGATTCCAGATGGGAGAGCTGTGTAAAGTGGCAGAGCAAGATTTCCGACTGTGTTTGCG GATCAACGAGGTGAAGTGGACTGAATGGAAAACTCACGTCTCTTTCCTCAACGAAGATCCGGGACCCGGGAGACGGACAG cagaTTTCAACAAAATCCAAGATTCTTCCAGGAACAACAGCAAAACTACCCTCAATGCATTTGACGAAATAGATGAAGTTCCGGAAACCTCAGTGTAG